ATccaagcacgattccagtatcgagtctcatatcggaaggcatggatagctaaacagatggcgatGGAGCAACTGTATGGGGATTACGATTCGTCGTATAACGAGCTTCAAGGTTGGATAGCTGCTATGTGGAAGTACGTACCGGGGACTGTGATTGAGTTACAGATAAGTCCATATTACGGCCCGGATGACCAGTTACAGCCGGCAAAAAGGATTTTCCATCAGATGTTCTAGACGTTCGATCCATGTGTGCGAGCATTTTCCCACTGCAAGCCACTTGTgcaggtggatgggacatggctatttggaaaatatacacagatcctacttcttgCAGTTGCTCAAGAAGGTAACAGaaacgtgctcccgatagcatttgctatcgtagataaagagaacatggagtcttgggaattcttcctcacaAATCTGCGAAGGTATGTTATTAGGaacgataacatttgcatcatctctgatagagggaagggtttaattgcagctATTAGGCGTTCTGGTTTACcatggagatccgtttactgcatTCGTCACATTGCGTCTAACttccataaaaattataagaatgcagactggaagagacaagtcgtggcaatgggtaaatgataaccttatcttttcactataagttgtaatgtttgaTGTTATCGACTTACTAGAACTTATTTTTCGTTAATATGTATGcagcgtacgagttagagccacatattttcCGGCAAAGAATGatccgacttgagagtgacatggaggggcagacaaacacatctttccgaAAATGGTTGCGCACAATGGAGCCGTGGCagtgggctcaaagttttgacgagggctttcgttacGGCCAcatgaccacaaacttagtcgAGTGGATCAATGCTGTCTTGTTGAAAACACGTCATCTTCCGATTGTATCGGTATTTCCTGCTACTTTCTACAGGCTGGCTactttgatgccaagaatgggctAGCATTAAGTCGGCCAAATTCAGGCGGGACATGTGTTTGTCGAACATGTAAGGGATGCAATGGTCGTAAACCGTCGGTTGGCGAGGTCAATGAACGTGGAAATATATTCACGACGACTGGAAACGTTTGATTCTCGAGAACATCGATCGTCGACCTAGGTCCTCTGAGTTGATCTCCTAATGCATACGATCGAAAAGGGAAGTTTGAAACAATTCATTATCCCTGTGCACATATCGTGGCGGCGTGTGCTAAAGTCAACCTTGATGTTGAacaatatgtcgatgatgtgtacacgctGGAGCGCACATTGCGTGTCTGGGAGAATGAGTTCCCTGTCCTGCCGGACCTATCTATGTGGGAGGTGTCGCCGATGACTTTTGAGCTGATCCCAGACAGAGGGCTAAGGAGGAATCCAAGTGGTCGTCTGCAGTCAAGCAGAATCCGTAATGGGATGGACATTAGGGAAAAATTTGATGGAAAGCGTTGTGGAATATGCCGGTTAAGTGGTCATAGCCGGAATAAATGCCCTAACCGaaactttcattttggtcagtCGTCCGGATCGGGGTGAAATTGATATGCTTTGTATTTTGTTATAAACAGTAATTTTATTCAGCTTTGTACCATGTGCGCACTTGGAATTATTAAGATTATATCGAAAATAGAGGCATTCATAATTCGATTGagctttaatataatgaaaaataataataatggatatttatacaaaaaaatcagAAGTAAGGtcaattaaaatacaaatatggctttttatacaaaaagtgcatcaaatccctaaaatcaatgtTTCGATGGTGTTGTCCGGGGGGTATACCTCTGCGGAGGTCGACGCTCACGGTCTGGGAGACGACCAACATCCTCATCGTCCGCAGGTGGGGGCGTGGAAAACATAGAGGAAAGGTCCTGTGCCTCGTTCGCCGCCGACGAACTTGAACCATAATGCTGCGAATACGTGTCGGACGGGCCGGGCATGCCGTCATCGGCAAGGGGATCCAAAGCAGTTCAAACTCGAGGCGTATTCGCCTCTGCGAAGCTTCGGATAATATCATCGCCCACCAAATCCGGACGATAGCCATGTGAATCCACATTTGACTGTGAATGTCCAGGATTTGGCTGGGGGTCCTGCTCCGGCTCTGTCAGTTGCGGAGAACAATATGCCGTCGGATCTGGATCCATCGGGCTCGGTTCGTCGGATGCCCCAACTTGCTGTACGTACGGGAGGATTATAGTTCGATTGTACTTCAAGTAAATATGGCTTCCTGCAACTATGGTACCATTGTGTATACTCCAATGATGGTTGCAGGTCCGTAGCCATAACCATTTGAGGAATTCGACGAAATCGATCGTTCCACAGTGCGACGTATTTCCGGTGCTTGATTCCCAAGCCCAATTGAACTCTTCCTCTCTTTGTCAAGCCGTGATCATCCTCCAACTGGGCCGGCGGATCCGGGATAGGTTGGATGCACCCAAACTGCCGAAGCACGCGATCGACGTGATACCACTTGACgagttgaaattaataattggTGTGTTAATGCACCATATGTGGGAATCAACGAGTGCGGACGAGGGTACGACATTTGCAATTTCCCGCCTCCGGTATggcatccatataaactgcatgaGTAATAACATTGTAACGAGTTAGACCGATAACATGTGATTAAGATATAGAAATAGAATAGatgtcatgaatattagaatagcagCTTACCCCTTCCCGGGCATGCTGTTCAATCCTCATGCGGTATATTGGGACATCAGACGACTTCCCGATGCCAGGACGGGTCGTCCAcctataaaaaatagtatagggtatagggttggtaacattactcaatatattatgactacaaataatgacaatttaGCGTCTTATCACCTGAGTGGCAGTGGATACAGATAGGGTTGGTGACTAACGAGTGCCAAAAATGGCATCCGATAAAGCGCCCACGACTGCAGCAGTATGAGGCATCCGCCGATGTCTTTAACCTGCGGCTTTGTCTCCCGACAAAGCTCCCGGTAGAGCGTTGCTAGAACGGCGGAACCCCAGCTATACCGCCTAGCAGTGGAGAAATAAGCTAGCAGGGGCAGGTACGACAAATGCACACTGTCGCCGTTTGCATCAGGCATGAGTACTGCCCCTATcatatgcatgatgtacgctcgGGCAACGCACATCAACTCACCTTCAGTGGCGGTCGCTGATAATTGtctaattttggcttttagCCATGTAAATTTGATGCCGGAAAAATATTTGTCGCCGTCCTCTGGCGACTCTCCTAGGAGTTGATAGCAAACTGCAACCGGATCGGTGAATGATGATACTCCGTTCACGGATTCCGATCAATTGGGAGCCCAATTGACCGCAACATCCTCCAAGGTCACCGTGCACTCCCCGCACGGAAAATGGAAAGTATGGGTCTCCGGACGCCACCGCTCCACTAGCgcagataataaatcaaagcgCAAGTCGGACGACCGGATGAATGCTACTGACCCAAATCTGGCTAGCTCCAGGTATGGCAGCAATCGATCATCCGGAGCTTTCTTTAAAACACTCACGCGGCCCCTTAATACTCAGAACGAGtcctgatagtgttaaattacagaaaaatattacgataacataatttctttgtatataCTGCatatatccttttaaaataaatagaacttctgattaacaaataataaatcataccgcGTTATTAGTCGCATCAGATATGTGTCTAATATTGCTTTGAATCAATCCAGCCATTGCGATGcctgcaagttgaaaaaaaagttagaaaaaaattcttACTTCAgccatttattcgtatttttttctccgcattttattcctttaaaaaatatcataatttctaaatttataattttacattattccaaagtgcataatgtttgaaatttattaatctagtgtgttatttaaattaattttctataaaaataaccCTTACCCCCCGCCTTTGCTCAGTATTAATTTTACGTAAAAAATAACCATCACCCTTTTTTTgcagtttttttatatattttggtaaataaaatatatatatatatattttagtaaataaaaaaacttataacattttggttaattttaattttttaatatatttgtaaaacCCATTATtcggtaaataaaaaattttataatattttcatatttttctaatattttggtaaaaaccGAAATAAACCCTTTCCCCGCCCTTTGgtcgtattattattttccgattttattactttcaagaaaaatatattattttcgtattttattattttatattatttcaagacattttgtttcaattatttgtataacttatttcgaatttttaaaaaatttactaatacactcttacttgaccatttgttcatattttttcagtattttattatttttaacaatatcgtaatttttattttataattttatattatttcaatttattatgtttgaaatttattacatgtacactttttgcatttttattcccattttattattttcgataaatatacaattcccatttttcttttcagtattttatgttttcttaaacatacttctttgtcattttcttttaatgctattttcctaaaatttaaatttcaaattcctaaataaatttcataaaaaatccttattcaacatacaatgtacataccattattttttcattctaaatatatttcataaaatatatatgctaaacaaaataataaaataactataatgtacgtaacataaattttaaacacacaaatattaaaaaaattaaatttataaaaaataccttttcttttcttttctttttccttccttccctcttcttcttcttctttttttctcttctcctttctttttctttccttctttctttcttttttcttatcctttccttttcttcttctttctttctttctttttttctcttctcctttccttttctttccttctttttctttctttcatctcctttctttctttttttctttctttctttctttccctctccttcTGGTCCCCCCACCACCGACCCCCCCCATAaacattggtgccgccaatggtaTTGGCACCATTAGTGCCGCCAATGGCtatggcacctttggtgccgccaatcccATTGGCGTGACCAAGGTACACCCGTCACATcggttagattttttttttcattatttttttggttttttttatatattttggtaaataaaaaatatatttattttggtaaataaaaaaagttataacattttggtaattttttatttttgttataatattttagtaaatatccCCTCGTTGGCTTCACACCCACTTAATAAAATCCCTTCATCCTCCTCCGGTGGATCCAACACCATTAACCCATCTACGTAGTGAGGATGGAATTTGAGACTCACATCTTTCCCGAAGATTCCGAAAATCTTTTGGCCAACATTTGCTGCATCGTGTAGGATGCCTGCTGCTGTATCTATCGCACTGTGTATGATATCAAAAGTAAGACTCTTAGCCTTAGCCTTAGCCTTAGATGGTTTAGGCTTGTTGGGTTTTACTGGAGTCATCATATGCTCAGGACCAAAttgttctttctctttttcaatgAGACCACCACTGTGGCACGAATCTGATAGGATTGTGAAGCTTGCTCCTTCTGGTAGCCGGTTAACTAAACGGCTGAAGTCCACATCTGCAGAAACCATGTATATATAGGGTATGAATATATGTtgctaaaaaaaatatataaactcaaACAAAAACCTACCGGTGACAAGATTTAAATCACAAGCCACGATTGCTTCATCTTGCTTGAAAGGCTGGCCAGGTTGAAAGATTGGAATGCGCGTTCCATGTCCACTGAAGTAGAAAAATAGGATATCTCCTGCTTTAGCCTTGTTCACCATTCTATTAAGTGCATCCTTAATGTTTGCACCCGTAGGCAGAACCGGCGACCCTGGCGCATCGGTGAGGACATTAACATCGCTTTCCTTAAACCCAATGTCCAGGATCACACCTCTTATGGCTTTCACATCATTGACGCATCCATGCACGCTGAATTGGGTCTTGGGGTAGTTGCATCCCACCAGAACTGCTCTCTTCGTACCCTTACTCATCTTGCTTCGCTAATTTGACTATTTTGTGTAGCTTGTACCGTTGTATTAATGTGCTTCCACTGTCTCACTAAgaacctatatatatacacattaatTTACAGCATGTGTACTGACCATAAAGATGACGGCATGTAGGTAGGTAGGTAGGTAGGTAGGTAGGTAGGTAGGCAGGTACAacacttttgtttgtcttttGTGTTTTTGAAAATGCATGCGAAATCCATGCATATGCAAACATTTTGTGCAAGGAATTTGCATATCAGTACTGCATAAAAGAGTGACTCTGGAGTTATGGAATTATTTGATAATATCGAATacgaaataaattaaaaataaaagagtggGTGATTAATCCGAATTGGGAGGAGGACAGGTGTTGTGATGGACAAAGCGTAAGACAAGGTGGTTTCCGACTGAAGCAGGAAAGCTCTAGCAAAAGGCAGCTAGGTATTCCTTTTTCAGACAAAAGACGATAAAGGATAGAAAATATAGGGTGGTGGTCGAAGATAAATGATTAGATCTGCTTCGCCTTCGTCCATCACCTCATCTTTAGGTTTTTATCTTGGTCGTGACTCACGTTGGCCGTCGTCTGCAAGTGCTGTCGGTCCTACTATCGTCGTTGTGTTGTCTAGCTTCTGATTTCTATGTATTAGGGTCTATTTGAATGTGAGGTTGGTGTAGGGGTGAGGTTACAAAATggattttaagggttaaaagttaaattatgtatctatatagattaaagaattgttaaatcaaaattttatattttttttgggaataaattgtaattatataaagtttaacttataattttattgatttgagCGAGATTTAAATAATAGCTTTCTATTTCTATAAAGAGTAATTTTTATTGTAAGGGGCACAATTAGACTTGATTATGAGTTTGGTCACCCTCTAAGTCCGATAGCCCTCCTGAAAAGTGAGAGTTTAGGCAAAATATAAGCTTGAAAAataggcttggacaaaaaataatgCCCATTTTCTAATACTA
This genomic stretch from Gossypium raimondii isolate GPD5lz chromosome 6, ASM2569854v1, whole genome shotgun sequence harbors:
- the LOC105772682 gene encoding metacaspase-9 produces the protein MSKGTKRAVLVGCNYPKTQFSVHGCVNDVKAIRGVILDIGFKESDVNVLTDAPGSPVLPTGANIKDALNRMVNKAKAGDILFFYFSGHGTRIPIFQPGQPFKQDEAIVACDLNLVTDVDFSRLVNRLPEGASFTILSDSCHSGGLIEKEKEQFGPEHMMTPVKPNKPKPSKAKAKAKSLTFDIIHSAIDTAAGILHDAANVGQKIFGIFGKDVSLKFHPHYVDGLMVLDPPEEDEGILLSGCEANEGIFTKIL